The following are from one region of the Ignavibacteriota bacterium genome:
- a CDS encoding tetratricopeptide repeat protein, giving the protein MFKCTNIKIIVIITLSLSGIIFNSSAQDVGELMKQANDYYRDGEFDKAIIIYDSLVNAGYQGTSLYYNLANSYYRVGKLGFAILNYERALKLSPSDDDVKHNLAFANLSTVDRIQPLPTFFLFNWWESILASLTINGWTYLTYFIFILLLISIVFYFFAKTIFQQKLILFSGLGILVVLLISLSLLIVKINREERVIGGVIVEQSITVKTSPDQGSTDAFVIHEGLKVNLEDKIDNWVKIKLADGKVGWVENEAVEKI; this is encoded by the coding sequence ATGTTTAAGTGTACAAACATAAAAATAATAGTTATTATCACTCTAAGTCTGTCAGGAATTATTTTTAATTCATCCGCTCAGGATGTCGGTGAATTAATGAAACAAGCAAATGACTATTACAGAGATGGTGAATTTGATAAAGCAATAATTATTTATGACAGCCTTGTTAATGCTGGCTATCAGGGAACATCACTTTACTATAATCTGGCTAATTCATATTATCGGGTTGGTAAACTTGGTTTTGCAATTCTAAATTATGAAAGAGCATTAAAACTATCTCCGTCAGATGATGATGTAAAACATAATCTTGCGTTCGCAAATCTCAGTACCGTTGATAGAATCCAACCACTGCCGACATTTTTCCTTTTTAACTGGTGGGAATCTATTCTTGCTTCACTTACAATAAATGGATGGACTTATCTGACTTATTTCATTTTCATACTGCTGCTTATTTCTATAGTATTTTATTTTTTTGCGAAAACAATTTTCCAGCAGAAGCTAATTCTCTTTTCAGGATTGGGCATATTGGTTGTGCTGCTTATTAGTCTTTCACTTTTAATTGTAAAAATTAACAGAGAAGAAAGAGTAATCGGTGGAGTTATTGTTGAACAATCTATAACTGTAAAAACTTCTCCTGATCAGGGGAGTACGGATGCTTTCGTTATTCACGAAGGATTAAAAGTAAATCTTGAAGATAAAATTGATAACTGGGTTAAGATAAAACTTGCAGACGGTAAAGTTGGTTGGGTTGAGAACGAAGCGGTTGAAAAGATTTAA
- a CDS encoding type II toxin-antitoxin system HicB family antitoxin gives MRKVINISIYKGEKYLVAEGMNVPIVTQGKNYDDLMANLKEAIELFLEDEDLSIYDFDSNPTIIANFELNNLFYA, from the coding sequence ATGAGGAAAGTAATAAACATCAGTATTTATAAAGGTGAAAAGTATTTAGTTGCTGAAGGGATGAATGTTCCTATTGTGACTCAGGGAAAAAATTATGATGATCTGATGGCGAATCTAAAAGAAGCAATTGAACTTTTTCTTGAAGATGAAGATTTATCAATATATGATTTTGACTCAAATCCTACTATTATAGCTAACTTTGAATTGAATAATCTCTTCTATGCCTAA
- a CDS encoding M48 family metallopeptidase, producing MDNAKRYNNIKLAVGISEGIISFILILLFVWLGYSKLLEDFLSNYFSNQYLLLLAFLLFVGIVGSVISFPITYYTGFYLEHKYNLSNQTFWKWIWENFKGLLVSLAIGVPILLTFYYILHTFYSFWWLPFAIIMFFISVVLSQIFPVLIFPIFYKVTPVENESLKERIQKLALNAKLKVENVYKFNMSKNTKKANAAFTGLGKTKRIILGDTLLENYSEDEIETVIAHELGHYKKKHIIKNIFIGTVSSFLTLFIIAFLYESSLSWFGFESLTQISAIPILALWSMLIGLIQSPLGNILSRKFEYEADEYAVIETKNPSAFKRTLEKLTDQNLGDKEPHPFVEWFFYSHPSIKNRIKAIELLSPMSESSVPS from the coding sequence GTGGATAATGCTAAAAGATATAATAATATCAAGCTTGCTGTAGGAATAAGTGAAGGAATAATTTCCTTCATTTTAATTTTACTTTTTGTGTGGCTTGGTTACAGCAAACTACTTGAGGATTTTCTTTCAAACTATTTTTCAAATCAATATTTACTTCTACTGGCATTTTTATTATTCGTTGGAATAGTTGGGTCGGTAATTTCATTTCCAATAACTTATTACACAGGTTTTTATCTTGAGCATAAATACAATCTTTCCAATCAAACTTTTTGGAAATGGATTTGGGAAAATTTCAAAGGTTTACTTGTATCACTTGCAATTGGAGTTCCAATTCTCCTTACTTTCTACTACATACTACATACTTTCTACTCATTCTGGTGGCTTCCGTTTGCAATTATAATGTTTTTTATTTCGGTAGTTCTATCGCAGATTTTTCCGGTTCTTATCTTCCCGATATTTTACAAAGTCACTCCGGTTGAGAATGAAAGTTTGAAAGAACGAATACAAAAGCTTGCCTTGAATGCGAAGTTGAAAGTAGAGAATGTTTACAAATTCAATATGAGCAAGAATACAAAAAAGGCAAACGCTGCTTTTACAGGATTGGGAAAAACAAAAAGAATAATCCTTGGCGACACTCTTCTTGAAAATTATTCCGAAGATGAAATCGAAACAGTAATCGCTCACGAACTTGGTCACTATAAAAAGAAACACATCATTAAAAATATTTTCATCGGTACTGTATCAAGTTTTCTTACTTTATTTATAATCGCATTTTTATATGAATCCTCATTAAGCTGGTTTGGGTTTGAATCTTTAACGCAGATATCAGCAATTCCTATTTTAGCACTTTGGTCAATGTTGATCGGACTTATCCAATCACCACTCGGCAATATTTTAAGCAGAAAATTTGAGTATGAAGCTGATGAGTATGCAGTGATTGAAACAAAGAATCCTTCTGCATTCAAAAGAACTCTGGAAAAATTAACTGATCAAAATCTTGGCGATAAAGAACCGCATCCGTTTGTTGAATGGTTTTTTTATAGTCATCCTTCTATTAAGAACCGGATAAAAGCGATCGAACTCTTGTCACCAATGTCAGAATCGTCAGTGCCAAGCTGA
- a CDS encoding 1-acyl-sn-glycerol-3-phosphate acyltransferase yields the protein MLTALKLFLIFIHTFICSIFAMIFSIIDRSHTLYFKLSKYFSGGVLWLSGIKLDITGLENLDKKKTYVFVSNHSSQYDIVVLQKTIPNRMAIIFKKELAKIPFFGWQLVMGPYVMIDRQNYEKALKSIDEAKLKMQKQNISITVFAEGTRSETGEIQPFKRGAFRLATQVSYPIIPTTIVGSNKIMQKGTFKIKKGTIKVHFDKPIETGDNVTRQQEIELMNRVREIIVQNHK from the coding sequence ATGTTAACTGCACTAAAACTTTTTTTGATATTCATCCATACTTTCATCTGCTCAATTTTTGCAATGATATTTTCGATTATTGACAGAAGTCACACTCTTTATTTCAAATTATCAAAATATTTTTCTGGCGGAGTTCTTTGGTTAAGTGGAATAAAATTAGATATTACCGGCTTAGAAAATCTCGATAAGAAAAAAACTTATGTTTTCGTTTCAAACCATTCCAGTCAATATGATATTGTTGTTTTGCAGAAAACTATCCCGAACAGAATGGCAATAATATTTAAAAAAGAATTAGCAAAAATTCCATTCTTCGGATGGCAGCTTGTGATGGGTCCGTATGTGATGATCGATAGACAAAATTATGAGAAAGCATTGAAAAGTATTGATGAAGCTAAATTGAAAATGCAGAAACAAAATATTTCAATCACTGTGTTTGCTGAAGGAACAAGAAGCGAAACAGGTGAGATTCAACCATTCAAAAGAGGCGCTTTCAGATTGGCAACTCAAGTAAGTTATCCGATTATTCCTACAACAATTGTTGGTTCAAATAAAATTATGCAGAAAGGAACTTTTAAAATTAAAAAGGGTACAATAAAAGTTCACTTTGATAAACCAATTGAAACAGGTGATAACGTAACCCGTCAACAGGAAATTGAATTGATGAACAGGGTGAGAGAAATCATTGTTCAGAATCATAAATAA
- a CDS encoding four helix bundle protein: MNDSLIPKPKYDLEERTFHFAKDVRIFIQSLPKSIANFEDKKQLIRASGSVGANYIEANESLGKKDFLMRIKISRKEAKESEYFLKLINETNTLTNEDEAKKLIQEANELKRIFSSILEKSK; this comes from the coding sequence ATGAACGATTCTTTAATTCCCAAACCAAAATATGATCTCGAGGAGAGAACATTTCATTTTGCTAAAGATGTAAGGATATTTATTCAGAGTTTACCAAAATCAATTGCAAACTTTGAAGATAAGAAACAATTGATTAGAGCATCAGGATCTGTCGGAGCAAATTATATTGAGGCGAATGAATCTCTTGGCAAAAAAGATTTCTTAATGAGAATTAAAATAAGTCGTAAAGAAGCAAAAGAAAGTGAATATTTTTTGAAGCTGATTAATGAAACTAATACTTTAACAAATGAAGATGAAGCTAAAAAATTAATTCAAGAAGCTAATGAATTGAAAAGAATATTTTCATCAATTTTAGAAAAATCAAAATGA
- the kdsB gene encoding 3-deoxy-manno-octulosonate cytidylyltransferase, whose amino-acid sequence MIIGIIPARFASTRLMGKPLAAIGDKPMIQHTYESAKKSKLLEKVILAVDDAKVASVARGFGADVIETPQDIASGSDRIAFVAKIYKEADIVVNIQGDEPFIRGEMIDQAIEPLLFDKSIEVATLIKQIKTLKELKSPDIVKVVFDYNNFALYFSRSPIPFTRKAVSDSAALEITDYYKHIGLYVFRRKSLLKFISLKQTDLEKTEMLEQLRMLENGIRIKVVETEFESISVDTQEDLKRARTFYKWLQKREKEK is encoded by the coding sequence ATGATTATTGGAATTATACCAGCACGTTTTGCTTCAACAAGATTAATGGGAAAACCATTAGCTGCTATCGGTGATAAACCGATGATTCAGCACACTTACGAAAGTGCCAAAAAATCAAAACTATTAGAGAAAGTAATTCTTGCAGTTGATGATGCAAAAGTTGCCTCAGTTGCAAGAGGATTTGGTGCAGATGTAATTGAAACTCCGCAGGATATTGCAAGTGGATCGGACAGAATTGCTTTCGTAGCGAAAATTTATAAAGAAGCAGATATAGTAGTAAACATTCAGGGTGATGAACCATTTATCCGCGGCGAAATGATTGATCAGGCAATAGAACCATTATTGTTCGATAAATCAATTGAAGTTGCAACGTTAATTAAACAGATTAAAACTCTTAAAGAACTAAAATCACCCGATATTGTAAAAGTAGTTTTTGATTACAACAATTTTGCTCTCTACTTTTCACGCTCACCAATTCCGTTTACAAGAAAAGCGGTTTCAGATTCTGCTGCTCTTGAAATAACTGATTATTACAAACATATAGGTTTGTATGTGTTCAGAAGAAAATCTCTTTTGAAATTTATATCGTTGAAACAAACAGATCTCGAAAAAACTGAAATGCTCGAACAGCTTCGTATGCTGGAAAACGGAATAAGGATAAAAGTTGTCGAAACTGAATTCGAAAGTATCAGTGTTGATACACAGGAAGATTTGAAACGAGCGAGGACTTTTTACAAATGGCTTCAGAAAAGAGAAAAAGAAAAATGA